AGCACTTGTACACCTAGAGACATTGCATCCGAAATTCGAGCCCGAAGCAAAGCAGTTTGACACCCTTTTGAACGATAGTTTTCTTGTGTATACGCATTGGCTAATATTGCATATTCATTTTCGATATAGGTCGTTGCCCAAGCACAGGGTTCACCATTGATTTTTGCGACAAAACAGCGAAATGCGTCTGTACAATAAAATGCGCGCTTCTTATCCCAGATTTCATCTGAACACTCTAAACCTGACGTTTTGAGTAAAGTTAGAAACGCATCGACATTATCATGTGTCCATCGTTCAACCGTGACTTCTTCCGAGGCTTCTTCAAGCTCTACGTCGTTTAAGGCTCTTAGTTCTAAGAACTCATGCTCATACGCTGGGACAAACTCACGACTTGATAACCACGCCTTCAATTCGTTGGTTGTTGCCTGTGGCTCGATAGAAATTTCAGGAGAGAAGTCATGTTTGTACAAACCCAAATGGCTCTCTAAATCTTCTACAGTACAAACACCATGGATTATTATCTGGTTGTCATACTTACGAGTTTTGTCGATAAAAACTGAGCAACCTTCAAACTCATACGTAAAAAGTTCACTTTTTACGTCTGTGGAAAGAGTTCGCTCATTATTAAATTGAAAGTAAGAGCTATATACGTTTTTGACTCTTTTATCTTGCATCGTTCCCTCGATATTGAATGAAATATAACGCCTTGTTAAGGTGTGAGGCACGCAATACCTAAGCCTCCGCATACCACCTTAAACACTAAACCTAACGCATGGTAAAAATGCCACGCGTGCCGAATCACTCTTGAACAGTTTGTTAGAAGCCATCACTTCACAGTATCTAGCATTGAAAAAACACTTGTTTTCAGTTCCGTAGTGCTCAAA
The sequence above is a segment of the Vibrio campbellii CAIM 519 = NBRC 15631 = ATCC 25920 genome. Coding sequences within it:
- a CDS encoding GNAT family N-acetyltransferase, with the translated sequence MQDKRVKNVYSSYFQFNNERTLSTDVKSELFTYEFEGCSVFIDKTRKYDNQIIIHGVCTVEDLESHLGLYKHDFSPEISIEPQATTNELKAWLSSREFVPAYEHEFLELRALNDVELEEASEEVTVERWTHDNVDAFLTLLKTSGLECSDEIWDKKRAFYCTDAFRCFVAKINGEPCAWATTYIENEYAILANAYTQENYRSKGCQTALLRARISDAMSLGVQVLLTDVMPSSTSSKNCKSVGFTSVGVRSVWCKD